The sequence GATCAATGAGGACGATCGCCACTTATTGACGGTACAGTTCTAAGGAGTGCAGAATGATCCCGGTGAATGATGCGAGGATGCCAATAATTGTAAAAGTAGTGCTAGTCAGGGCATATCCGAGTGGAAAGCTTCCGGACTGAAGATAGTTGAACATCGTGAGGTAAGTGAATATAAATCCCAGTAGAACGCAGGAGACACCAGGCACGCCGAGCAACATGATAGGATGTTCTCGCTCAACCGTTCGAATAATGTTTCCAACAAGCGTAAGCCCGTGCTCAACTGGGCCAAGGTTGTTAGAAGCCTCCACATCGTAATCTATCGTCGTCGGAACCTCGACGATCTGGTAGCCGTTTGAGTGGGCGTGGTACAGTATATTGGTGCTTGCATCCATTTGGTCGCCAATTGAGTTGTCTTCAGCAAGTGAGGTTATGGCCTCTGTACTATACGCACGGAAACCACTCTGTGTGTCGTTGATTTGATTGGCTGGCTTGAGGATTCCAAGGCTGAGGTTAGTCATGAGGTTCACCGTGAACAGCCCAAATCGCCTGTACAGCGGCATCTTTGTGTCCGCATCCTCATCGAACCGATTACCGATGACGACCTCCGCCCCCGACTCCTTTTGCTGTTCAATTAATTCTGGGATATCACTGGGATCATGCTGCCCGTCGGCGTCAAGAATGACTAGGTAGTCCGCGTCACCACGGTCAGCTTGCTCAAAAATACTGTTGAGGGCACCACCATACCCGACGTTACGGTCGTGCTCATACACTGTCGCGCCAGCCGCCGCTGCGACCTCGACAGTGTCGTCGGTACTCCCGTCGTCAACAACCAGAACAGTGTCTGCATAGTGCTTGGCCGACTCCACTACCGCCCCGATCGTCGCTGCCTCGTTGTACGCAGGAATTCCGACCATGACAGTCGGATCCGGCTCGGTGACGGGTTCAAGACGGGCATCGACAGTGAACTTCTCTGTACTCTTCAGTGCTTGGCGGCTTGCCGGGAGGTTAACTGACCCATTCTCTTCACCATGATACAGGAGTCCCGGATACCCTGCCTGCTTAGCAAACATCCGCAACCGCTCGCGAGGGGCATCGGCTTCAGCCCAGTTTCCAGAAGGGGGAACCACCTCTGCATCAAGCCACCGGGCAAAAGTGAGTGCCTGAAGGTCAGCATCAACGGCAGCTGTAACGATTGCCTGGTGTGCCCGTGAGTGGATACGAAGAATCTCAGCCGCGATCCATTCGGCGTTCGACTCGGTCGCGACTAGTCCCACCGCCGGCAAGTTCTTCGAAACCTCTCGGATACCGTCACCGGCGGGTGATTGCTGGATTCTATCCGACATCTCAGTCCCACTCCGGAACCGCTCTCGATGGCGGTCGTTCGGTGTGGTCGTCCACACGCTCCGGTACGTATAATGGCATCATTGTGGCGAGTAGTGGACTCCGTTGTGCTCTGCTGTGAACGAGTTATCATATTGTTATCCCCAGCTTTCCGAGATTGTCCCAACCCTGTATTATCCGCAAAAAGCAGGTAACAAAGTATAGTCTGGCGTAGGAATACAGCGCGTGGCCACTACGGTCTGAGAGGAGTTTAGTTCGGCCCATCCCTTACGATACCAAGATTACTCAACTAGGAGATGAGATGTATGTCTATGAATAACTTAAAGCATCAAAACCTCGTTTTCGAATGATATGTCGACAAACGATATTCGCAACTGTCGGGTACTAGTTACCGGAGGGGGTGGGTTCATTGGAAGTCATCTGACATCAGCGCTAGCGGTGGAGAACGAGGTGCGAGTCCTCGATGACTTCTCGACGGGACGGCGTGCAAACCTCCCAAAAGACGTGACTGTCATTGAGGGCGATATACGCGATAAAGGAACAGTCGACGAAGCGATGGACGACATTGACATAGTTTTTCATCAGGCCGCGATGGTTAGTGTCCCGAAGTCAATCGAGCACCCGGTCGACTGTCACGAGCTTAATGGGTCGGCAACCGTCACCGTGTTCGACTGCGCTCGACGGCAGGATGCACGGGTCGTACTCGCCTCCAGTGCCGCCGTATACGGCAATCCTGATACGATGCCGATTAAAGAAGAAGAACCGGCCGATCCACGCACGCCGTATGGGATTGAAAAGCATCTCGGTGAACAGTATGCACAGTTTTATACAGAGCGGTACGGCCTACCCACAGTCCCGTTACGATACTTCAATGTCTATGGACCGCGTGGGCTTGACGGGGAGTACGCCGGTGTCATCGGCACATTCATTCGTCAGGCACAGGCCGGCAATCCGCTCACAGTCGAAGGTGACGGAAAACAGACTCGGGATTTCGTACACGTTGATGACATTGTCCGTGCCAACCTGCTTGCAGCCACGACAGATGCTATCGGCAAGCCGTTCAACGTCGGAACTGGACAAAGTATCAGTATCAAGGAACTTGCCGAAACCGTCCGAGATGTCGTTGGAGCGAATGTGGAAATAAAACACGTCCCCGAACGCACGAATGATATCAGAGAGAGCGAAGCAGATCTCAGTGACGCACGCACACTGCTTGGATATGAACCAACAGTGTCCCTCGCAAAAGGGCTAGAAACAACGCTCAGTGCTGAAGCGGAATAAGCCCCTTCTGTTGCTGATAGAACGTCTGTACAATTGCAAGGAAAACATCACATTTGGGCCAGTCTCTCGTCGTAATATCACCGAAGAGGCTATCTATTTATCGCACGGGGTCAGCAATCGTCCCTATGTAAAATAAAGATAGCCTACATATGATAATATAAAACAGCGTCTAACACTGATCCAGACCACAATCATTTAATTTGTATCATCAGCCAGATTCAACACACAGAGGGTTGGCATTTAGAACCCCTAGTAGAGTTGTGACATAAGTGATAGTAGCATTAGAGTTTAGTTGTACATCGGCAACAATCATCACAAGAAATCCACCACACATCATCTTGATGAGTAAGTGATGGGTTTCTTATTATTCGGGTTCCACCTAGTTTTACTGGTGCATCCCTTCGTTCACAGTCCCGTGCTCTGGGATACATCCGACCGCAAGTCTATTGAGGGTGAGGCATATTGGGCAGTGTTAAAATAACAGTTATACAATCAGGGTATCGAACAATAAACTAGCTATATCGATGTATATTCGTGTGACATGGAGACAGGAGCGAGCGAAAAATCCACACCGTAGTAGCATTTGCGTCTATGTCTGAGTTCTACGAACTCACCGACGTTGTTGAACACTGTTATCGGGTGTGTAAAACCGGAATCATGTATTTATCCTCGTATTTGAGCAGAGCCTCCGTCTGGATCGATGGGCCGGATCATACTGCAAGCGTGCGTTAGACACGGACGCGCTGTCGCAACTATCTAAATCCTCAATCAGCTGCCGGCAGATTGGTACAGTGTGTACGCTGAGTCCTCATCTCAAAGGCCACTGCAAAAGCCTGCACTCGCTGCAGAGTAGCAGCGACTTCTGACAGCACCACGGGTAATTGTTACCGAGGGGGATTTTTACTGGCTCGGATGGAAGCAGTCGTATGATTCACAACCGAAGCGAGCTGGCTGCCAGCGTTGCACACGAGGTGGCACTCGATTGTATCGAGGCCGCCGTGGCCACGGCCGCACCAGAGGGCGCCACAAGGGCAGCCGTCAACCGTGACGGCAAGACGCTGACAGTCGGCGAGACAACGTACTATCTTGACAACTACACTGATGTCGTCATCGTCGGTGGCGGGAAAGCCGCAGACGGTGTGACACGGGCGCTCGAGTCTGTTCTCGGGGACACCCTCAACGGCGGCCACATCGTCGTCAAGCAGGCTACTGACACCGAAACTGTCCAGAGGTCTGTCGGAGATCACCCGTTACCGTCGAACCGAAACGTTGTAGCGACCACCGATATTCTCGAAACCGTTGACGAGGCCGATGCGGAGACGCTCATCTTGTTCGTCCTGACAGGCGGGGCCAGTGCGCTTCTATCTGCTCCGGCCGGGGACCTGACACTGGATGACCTCCAGACGACGACCGACAGGCTGCTCAATGGTGGTGTTCCGATTGAAGAGATCAACGCGGTCCGGAAGCACCTCTCGGACCTGAAAGGTGGACAAATAGCACGGCGCGCGGCTCCCGCCACTGTCGCCGGGGTACTGATCAGCGACGTTGTCGGAAACGACCTTTCGACCATCGGTAGCGGTCCCTCAGTTCCGGACGAGACCACGTACGAAGATGCCCTTGGCGTGTTCGAACGATACGACCTTAGCCCGCCGTCAGCCGTTCACGACCACCTCGAAGCGGGGCAGGATGGCCGACTATCGGAGACACCGTTTCCCGATGATTCGGTCTTTGACCGTGTTACGAACCACCTCATCGGGGACAACGCAACCGCGCTTGACGCCGCCGCTGCTGTCGCACGGGAGGCCGGCTACGAACCGCTCGTGCTCACGTCTCGGCTGCGCGGCGAAGCCCGCGAAGTGGCGAAACCACTCGTTGCTATCGCCGAGGAGACAACAGCGACGGGAACACCGGTCGAACCACCGGCCGTTCTCCTTGCCGGTGGCGAGACGACCGTCACCGTAACAGCGGACGGTGGGCAGGGAGGGCCTAATCAGGAATTTGTTCTCTCCAGCGCACTGGCCCACGACGGCGACGCGGTCATCGCAGCCGTCGACACTGACGGTGAAGACGGAAGCTCCAATGTGGCCGGTGCAATCGCCGATGGGGCCGTCATCGGCGACCGCGAACGAGCCCGCGATGCGTTGCTCGCAAACGATGCCGGCTCGTACCTCTCGGAAATTGAGGCGACAGTCGAAACCGGACCGACCGGGACGAACGTCAACGACGTGGCCGTGCTCGTTGTCCCAGACCCAAGCGAGTAATCCCGGCTACCGATACACGGTGGCTATTCTCAGGTGGTACTACCGGACCGCCACATCACGATTGAGGTGGTAGCTACCGTTCGATCCGTGGATCACGTTTATCAACAGACGGGCTGATATGCCGCGTATGAACGCATCAGATCAGGCGGTCGCGGCGGACGCACTCTCGGTCCCGGAAGAGACGATCGTCGACGCCTGTGGCGACCCGCCACTCCCCGAGTTCGGTATCATCGAACAGGGCTGGGAGACAGACCCGATAGCGCCAGACGATGTCGCAACACATGCAGCCCGAGCGGCCGAATCCCTGTCCTTTGCGGACGTGCCTGCCGGCGGCGAAGTCGCGCTGGGTGTCGGCAGTCGCGGTATTGCGAACCTGCCCACTATTGTCGCCGGTGTCGTCGGCGCAGTTTCCGACGCCGGCTACGAGCCATTCGTCTTCCCGGCTATGGGGAGCCACGGTGGCGCGACCGGCGAGGGACAGCGAACGATGCTGAACGAACTGGGGGTGACCGAGTCGGCCATCGGCTGTGAAATCCGGTCGACTATGGATGTGGACGAGGTCGGACGAACGCCGGATCGGGACGTGCCTGTCGTCGCCGACGACAACGCTGTGGCGGCTGATGCAATCATCCCTATCAACCGAGTTAAGCCACACACGGACTTCGGCGGGGCAGTCGAGAGCGGGCTCTCGAAGATGCTCGTCATCGGCATGGGCAAGCAGCGCGGCGCACAGATTGCACACAAGTGGGCCGTCGACTGGTCGTTCCGCCGGATGATTCCCGAAATTACTGGCCAGCTGCTCGAAGAGCTCCCCATCGTCGGCGGCGTCGCAATCATCGAGGACCAACACGACGACACGACCCTGATAGAAGGTGTGCCGCCGAGTGGCTTCCTCGACCGCGAGGAGGAACTGTTAGAGACCGCCTACGAGCTGATGCCGAAGCTCCCGTTCGAGGAACTTGATCTCGTGGTGTTCGACCGGCAAGGGAAGGAGATCAGCGGCCAGGGACTCGATACTAATGTCATCGGCCGCCGACCGTTCTCGATTAACGAGCCGGCCCCAGAGACACCGGACATCAAGCGCATCTTCACACGCGGGCTGACGGAGAAGACCCACGGGAACGCGATGGGTGTCGGCTCGGCTGATATCATCCATGCTGATATTGTTGCGGAACTTGACGCGGAGACGTCGCTGATCAACGCGCTCACCGCGAGCACGATTCGCGGCGTGAAACTACCGCCGGTAGTTGAAACCGACCGTGCCGGCATCGTCGCGGCGCTGTCGACGATAGGGGTCGTCAACACCGACACCGTTCGGGTACTCCGTGCAGCCGACACGATGCATCTCCACCAGCTCTACGCGTCGCCGGCGCTGGTCGAGGCCGCACGCGACCGTGACGACCTCCGTGTCATCGAAGAGCCGTCGCCGATTAAGTTTGATAACGGACAGCTTGTCGCGCCGTCGCTCCGCGAGTAGCTGCCGGTAGCGAATCTGTATACTCACACTGCGGACTGCAGACAGAGCAGGCAACGATTCCTAAAAGTCGTCGCAGCACACACGCGACATCTCAGATCCCGAATCCAACGCGACGTGTCCCCCCAACATCTGGATGGATAATAAATAACGGGCGTACATACGTTAGGTATGACGCTTCCCGTGCGAGAGCAAATTCCAAGCCGAAGCGGTTGTCTAGGTTGCCAATAGCTCGATCGGATGGCGCGGCTGCCGCTCCAGTAGGGCGTCAATCTGTTCGAGACAAGAGGTCCCGCTGGCGACGACGGGACGGTCCTGTACGCCGTCGTCTCGCAATTGTGTCCGAAGCCGGTCGCCAACGTCCATGCTCAGTTCGTAGTAATCGGACTTGTACCCGAAGCTTCCAGCCATGCCACAGCACTCCACGTCAGATGTGACAACGTCGTAGCCACACGCTTCGAGGACAGCGACGGTATGGGCTTCGAGTCCGAGCGTCCGCTGCTGGCAGTGGCTGTGATACGCGATTTCTGCGCCGGTGACGGTCGAGAGTGAATCGGTGGACGCGCCATTGTCGAGTAAGCCGAAGAGGTATTCGAACACTTCGTAGCTGTTCGCCGCGATGTCGGTAAACGCCGGCTCGTCAAGAAGTCGCTCGTATTCACGGGTGAACATCGCGTGGTCGCTCGGCTCGATAACGACCACGTCGCGGCCGTCTTCGATATGTGGTTCGAGGATCTCTGTGACCCGTTCGGCGTGGTCGGTCGCCGTCGAAACCATCCCCTGTGACAGTGGCGCGCGGCCGCTGGACGGAGCCGGCGGCACTACCACGTCGACACCCAGCGACTCAAGTACCCTTACCGCGGCTTTGCCGCGCTCAACCTGCACGTGGTTCGTGTACAGGTCCGGGTACAGCACCGCCCGACGCTCAGGATTTGTGATCTGTGAGTCACGGGCGGCAGCCCAGTCGACAAGCGTTTGTCGCTCGAACGTCGGCAGATCTCGCCTCGGGTCGATGCCCAGAACTCGGGCCATCGTTTGCCGAGCGAGTGTTGTCTCGGCTAGCCAGTTTGACACCGGTGCGGTGGCACTACCCAGTTTCGCAACGGTCTCGAAGTTTCCGAAGAAGCGTTTCTGCAGTGGGGCACCATCGTCCTCTTCGTCGGGAGTGAGGCCATCGACGAGCCACTCCCCGGGGGCATCTTTGTCGCGGTTGATGCGGTCCCGGACGACGGTGTTGATCCAGGGGATGTCGATACCGACCGGGCAGGCGTTCACGCAGCGCGTACATCCGGTACAGAGGTCGTTGAACTCCTCAGCCACGTCTAACCCCTCAATACCGGCTTCCCATCCCGTCGCAATACCGCCCGAATACGTCTCCCCGCCGAAGGCGTGGCCGCCGACGCTCTGGAAGTTCGCACACGAGTTCGAACAGGCGGAGCACCGGATGCAGTACAGCGTCTCCCGGAGCTGCTCGTCGTCCCGCATCTCTAGTCGGCCGTTATCGATCAGCACGAGATGGAAGTCGCGGTCGGAGTCGAATTCAGACAGCGGTGTTTCGTCGTCGGTGAAATCGACGACCGGCGTGTCGACCGGTGGGGTCAGTAGCGAGACATACGACGTAATGTCCTGCCCAGTGCCCGACCGACCGATGAGTTCGATGAACGGATGGAGGTCTGCAACTGTCGGGATGACTTTTTCGACGCCAGCGACGGCGACGTGTGTGTCCGTCGCAGCCACCGTTTTGCGGGCGTTGCCCTCGCTGGTGACCAGCGCCATCGTTCCAGTGTCGGCCGCGATAAAGTTCGCGCCAGTAATGCCGACTTCCGCGTCGATGATCTGCTCGCCGAGTTTCTCGCGAGCGAAATGAGTCAGTTCCTCGGCCGTCTCCAGTGGCTCATCAGGGTCAAACCGCTCGTTAAATAGCTCGGCGATGCTCTCACGAGACTTGTGAATCGCGGGGGCAACGATGTGGGAGGGGGCTTCATCAGCGACTTGTAACACCCACTCGCCAAGGTCCGTCTCGACCACGTCCACGCCGTCGGCTTCAAGTGCCTCGTTGACCTCGATTTCCTCGCTGGTCATCGACTTACTCTTGACGGCTCGGTCAGCTGCTCGCTCGTCGGCCACGTCACGAATGTACTCGTTTGCGTCAGCGGCGTCGTCGGCGATGTACACCGACCCACCGTTCGCTTCGACGGTCTCCGTTAGCTGGTCAAGTAGATCTGGAAGCTCCGCGATAGCGTCCTCCTTGATACTGCGGGCCGCTCGCTTGAGGTCCTCGTAGTCCTCTAGGTCCGAGACAGAGTCGTACCGTCCCGTGTTGAACCCCTGCGTATTCTCCGCGATTGCCGCTCCCTCGGTCCGCATCAGTTCGCGGATTTCGTCGGCAGTCGCCATTGTCAGGCCTCCTCCTCGACGATGATGACGTGGACCTCTTTGGGTCCATGTGCACCCTTGACCAACGCGCCCATATCGGCTGTCGCACTCGGTCCTGTTGCGATGATTGCACTCTCGCCGGTTTCGTTGAACCGCTCGTCCAACTCTGCCACTGCTGCGTCCATATCGGGCTGGATGTCTTCCTCGTAAAGAATGGCCACGTGGCGCTCGACAAACAGGCTCACGAGTTCGCTGGCCTGATCGGTCATCGAGAGGACAAGTGAGCCGTAGTCGCCGATACCGAGTTCGGCCTCGGTTACGCCAGTGGTCGCCTCTCGAAGCGCGACCGGTGTCGGGTCAACTGTTACCGGCGTCTCTGTGAGCGAAAACGCCTCGTCCGCAACCGCCTCATCAGGCGGAACCCCAACGGCAGGCTCCGTGACCGCCTCGGTGACAGCGGCTTCGAGTTCGGACTCAGTAGTGCTGGCAACTGTCACACCCAAGGCTTCGAGAGCTCCCTCGAACGACGCGCGTTTGCTTTCCATCTATACGCGAACCGTAAACCTACATCATCATTTAGTTTTTGTCTGAAACGAATGGACGTCCGACAAGTTCATACTAAAATGTGACTCAGAAGGTATCCTACAGTGGCTGCAATGTTGTGAACTTGGGCACATCACGATCAGTGTTCATAGAAGCGACACCCACAACATAACCAAATCCTGGTATTCCGTATCGATATATTCGATAGATAGATATGTCAATGAAAAATCCACTACCAGATGATACAGTACTCACGGTATCGCAGATTCAACGCTAAGCAGTTGTTTTCAGATCAAGCAATGACTGAGAGGAAGGGGTTTTGTGGGTTCTCGAAGAAACACCGACAACGGACCGATGGACGACCGACCCAGTGGATCTCCAGACACAGAGATTGCAACATTGCTTGAACAAGGGAAAGAGGCTGACGCACTGGCAGCACTTGAGCGGCTTTCGACAGCCGGACCAGCTACCCAACAGGCGTGCTTGCGGTCACTCAAAGCGGCTGCCAACGACCAGCCAGAACTGTTCGACGGCGTCCTACCATCACTCACCGATTTTTTGCAGGACAGTGAGCGCCCTGTACGGCTCACGACAGCGAAATTATTCGTTACGATCAGTGAGAGCGCGCCGGGTAGCGTGGTTCCGGTTGTTCCGACGCTTGCTGATCGACTGGCGGATGAGGCGGAGTTCTACTACGTCCGTGCCCGGTGTGCAGAGGCGCTGGGCTACGTCGCCGTCGATCATCCCGACGCCGTTGTCTCACCTGAGGTCGTGGCAGACCTGCGTATCGGTCTGAAGTTCGACGAACCAGAAGTAACAGAGAAATTGGCGAAGGCGCTGGTCCATGTGGCCCTGGGTAGTCCCGACAGACTCCGCTATCAAGTCGACTCACTCGCCGAGCATCTTCAAGCAGACAGCGAATTAGTCCGATATCACCTGAGCACAACACTCGTCGTTATCGGTTCTGCGTGTCCCGAACGGCTTGCAGACGCCAAGGAAGTACTTGTCTCGTGCCTCGAAGACGAAAACAGATACGTCCGTGGGCGGGCGGCCGAGGCGCTAGGTTTGCTTGCCGGCACTGCTAGCATGGAATCGTTTCCGCAAGCACAGCTCGACAGTCTCACCGTAGACGAGGCGTTTGTTGCAAGACGAGCACAATTCGCCCTGTCTCGGCATCGCGGGACGGAGCCTGCTGATGGATTCACAGGCATAGGCACGAGAGATGCAATCCGCACGCAGACAGCCGATATTGTCTCGGAAATCCGGACGCCGGAAGGAGATGGCGGATGCCCACACTGCGGGCTTTCACTCCCCGAATCCGGTCCCCCGCTGTGCCCGGGCTGTGGCACCCCACTGTGAAAGAACAGCGGTTTACCGACAGTGCTCACAGCACGGTCCACTTCTAATAGGACTACGGTTGCAGTCGATTACCTAGCGCTGCGTCATCTCGTACCGATACCTCTCATATGTATCTACTTCTGTGGGGATCGGATAGTACTGGTGAGACATTCCATCCTAGACAAGATGGAGTGTGTATCTAGTATATCTACATCCAATTTTGGGAATATAAATCGAAATGGGGCTATTACAGGATTATATTGGACAATATACCTGAAGCACGGGTCAATAGCCGCTCCCGTAGCCGTCCAACTGTCACCACAGTTACTTCTTGCTCGGTAACCCTACTTTTTGTTCTGCTTTGAAGAACAGTACAATTTGCATCAGTAGCAGTCACACGAAGGTACCTACTCTCACAGTCAGGAAGCGGACGGTAGAGTGATCCGCGATACCATCACGAGGGCACTTCTGATGCTAGGTCACCCGCAGGCTATCGTTTGAATGCATGAAAGTCAGGTGTCCCGTTAGCGGTGCGTGGGAGAGACATTTGTCACTTTGACAGCGGCAATCGGCCCAGTGAATAACAGTGGTACGTCCGTTATTTAGTATCCAATCAATTCGATGTAAGGGCCACCTGAATGGATTTTGTCGTGCTGAGGACTTGCCCGGTGATATCTTCCCTGAGGTATCGGCCGTTCAAGCGCTCAACGGGGCCACAAATGCCCAGCGCGGCGATCCGATTGCCGCCAACGTCAGGCAGCGGGGCGGCAACACCGACAATCCCTTCGTACTGTTCACCTCTACAGAACGCAATACCGTCATCGCGGATCCGGCGCAGTTCTTCGGTAAGTTCGTCTGGGGCAACGATTGTCGCGTCAGTCGGTGCGACAAGCTCTCTTTCATCCAGAATCGATTTGACGCGACTACTCGAGAGCGACGATAGCAGTGCCTTTCCCGGAGCGTTGACATGGAGTGGCAACCGTTCGCCCGCATAGAACGGGACCGACCAGCCGTCTTCGGGTTCGGAAATTGACACTGGGACGCCGGCCGTTTCTTCGAGAACGAACAGTGTCGCTGTTTCCCCTGTTGCTGCCGCCAGATTATCCAGTTGCTGTTTCGCCGCCTGATAGAAACTGAGATTATCTCGCGTTCTCTCACCGAGCGCTAGCGGACGGAGCGACGCAGCATACGTTTCTGCGTGCTTGACCACGTATCCGGCCGCACGCAACGTCGAGAGATGGTTGTGAGCGACGCTCTTAGAAACCCCCACTGTGTTCGCAAGCTCTGTCACCCCGACAGGTCCGCCCTCGGCGACAAGCGCCTCCAGAATAGCCACCGAGGTCTGGGTCGCTTCGACCGCATACTGTGGTTCTTCGGTCATTGAACGTCATTTCAATACCTCGCCTTAAAATTCTGTTCACTAGAGCAGAACAGTTAGAGTGATGCAAGCTAGTAACACAGAGTGATACACATTATTTATTGCCCATAACTAGATTGCTACGATGCCTCGATACCGAAATTTACTCGTTCTTCTCTCCAGAACGAGTGTGCTCAGAACAGTGCAGATCCTCAGCGTGTAGAAAATACCCGCGTCAGGCTGGCACGGCCATTTTGACTGCGTCGGAATCGCTCTCACCTAAGCACCGTGTCGACTGTGGCTTAGGTCTTCGACCCCAATTGCTCCCATACCGTTGTAAGGCCGCTCGACAGCGGCGTTTCCGAACGGTATCAGGAGATCGCACTTGCTTACTCAGAGCCGTCTGGAATGACGACTTTCTTTAGTCCCTCAGCGTTGCCCATCCGTTCAAACGCTGTCGGAAGGTCGTCAAGCCCGATACGTTCGGTGATAAGCGGCTCGGCGTCGATACGTTCGTGTTCGAGCAGTGTTATCGCTCGCTCGAAGTCCTCAGTCGTCAGAGAGAACGAACCGCGGTAGTCAACCTCGTCAAAGAAGACATCGAACGGACTGATTTCCATCGTCGCTTCCTGGTCCGGGACGCCAAAGATGAGTGTCGAGCCGCCGGGCGCGGTCACAGCGTTGGCCTGCTTGATTGTCGGGACGAGCCCGATAGCCTCAGCGCCGACGTCGACCGGTCCACCGGCCGCCGCCGGGATCGCTTCCTCGGGATCTTCTTCGTTGGGGTCGATGACGGCATCTGCGCCGAGGTCGGCGGCCAGCTCTCGCCGTTCGTCATCGAGTTCGGAAACCACGATTGGGGCAGCGCCCGCGTTGCGGAACGCTTGCAAGAGTAGCAGGCCGATCGGGCCAGCGCCGATAATACCGACACTGTCTCCCGGTTTGATGTCAGCCTGTTCGACACCGTGGACACAACAGGCGAGCGGTTCGGCGAGTGCGGCCCGTTCGAAGGACATCTCGCCGATGTCCTCAACGTTGATAGCCGGGACGCGGACGTACTCGGCGAAGGCCCCGTCAAGGATGGTGTCACCGGCACCACCGATGCTCGTGTTGTTCTCACAGAGGTGCGTCTCCCCCCTCTTGCAGTACGAACAGGCGTTACAGGGGACGGTGGGATTGATTGCGACGCGGTCTCCGACCGCAAAGCCCGCAACGTCGGCACCGACTTCCGCAATAGTCCCGGCACCCTCGTGGCCCAGAATCAGTGGTGTTTCGGCGGCGAAGGTGCCGTGATACATATGATAGTCGGTCATGCAGACGCTACAGGCGCCAACCTGAACGAGAACCTCGTCATCCGCAGGGTCCGGTCGGTCACGGTCTTCGACGGTAATTTCGCCGACATCGGTCAACATGCTAGCGCGCATCAGTCGTCCTCCAACGGTCGGCTCGCGGTCGTCACTGCA is a genomic window of Haloarcula sp. H-GB4 containing:
- a CDS encoding IclR family transcriptional regulator, giving the protein MTEEPQYAVEATQTSVAILEALVAEGGPVGVTELANTVGVSKSVAHNHLSTLRAAGYVVKHAETYAASLRPLALGERTRDNLSFYQAAKQQLDNLAAATGETATLFVLEETAGVPVSISEPEDGWSVPFYAGERLPLHVNAPGKALLSSLSSSRVKSILDERELVAPTDATIVAPDELTEELRRIRDDGIAFCRGEQYEGIVGVAAPLPDVGGNRIAALGICGPVERLNGRYLREDITGQVLSTTKSIQVALTSN
- a CDS encoding LUD domain-containing protein — protein: MESKRASFEGALEALGVTVASTTESELEAAVTEAVTEPAVGVPPDEAVADEAFSLTETPVTVDPTPVALREATTGVTEAELGIGDYGSLVLSMTDQASELVSLFVERHVAILYEEDIQPDMDAAVAELDERFNETGESAIIATGPSATADMGALVKGAHGPKEVHVIIVEEEA
- a CDS encoding galactitol-1-phosphate 5-dehydrogenase; protein product: MRASMLTDVGEITVEDRDRPDPADDEVLVQVGACSVCMTDYHMYHGTFAAETPLILGHEGAGTIAEVGADVAGFAVGDRVAINPTVPCNACSYCKRGETHLCENNTSIGGAGDTILDGAFAEYVRVPAINVEDIGEMSFERAALAEPLACCVHGVEQADIKPGDSVGIIGAGPIGLLLLQAFRNAGAAPIVVSELDDERRELAADLGADAVIDPNEEDPEEAIPAAAGGPVDVGAEAIGLVPTIKQANAVTAPGGSTLIFGVPDQEATMEISPFDVFFDEVDYRGSFSLTTEDFERAITLLEHERIDAEPLITERIGLDDLPTAFERMGNAEGLKKVVIPDGSE